In a genomic window of Geoalkalibacter sp.:
- the glmU gene encoding bifunctional UDP-N-acetylglucosamine diphosphorylase/glucosamine-1-phosphate N-acetyltransferase GlmU: MSAVKRAAVILAAGKGTRMKSEQAKVLHPLAGLPLAAYPARIARDLGCDPRVLVVGHQAEAVERALSGEGLSFALQEEQLGTGHALLCAQPALQDFSGDLLLLCGDVPLIRRETLERLLAYHAAEQAAVTVLTAELADPRGYGRIVRDGAEVLRIVEEKDASQKEKLIREINTGLYVFAAPFVFEALRGVGRDNAQNEYYLTDVVAAARAAGKKVRALSVADPAEAMGINDRAQLAEAGRILRERINLAHMLAGVSLIDPRHTYIDAEVEIGADSLIHPNVHLRGATRIGPGCEIEPGALITDCVLGAGVHVRAGTVMSEARIGDACALGPMAHLRPGTVLKGRNKLGNFVETKKAVLDEKAQASHLTYIGDAEVGKNVNIGCGTITCNYDGVNKYQTIIEDDVFVGSDTQFVAPVRIGRGSLIGAGSTITKDVPPGALALSRAEQKTIEGWADRKRAKREKK; encoded by the coding sequence ATGAGCGCAGTGAAACGGGCGGCGGTGATCCTCGCGGCGGGCAAGGGCACCCGCATGAAATCCGAACAGGCCAAGGTGCTCCATCCCCTGGCCGGGCTGCCTCTGGCCGCCTATCCGGCGCGCATCGCCCGGGATCTGGGTTGTGATCCGAGGGTGCTGGTGGTCGGTCATCAGGCCGAGGCGGTGGAGCGAGCCCTTTCCGGCGAGGGCTTGAGCTTTGCCTTGCAGGAGGAGCAGCTCGGCACCGGTCACGCCCTGCTCTGCGCGCAGCCTGCTCTGCAAGACTTCAGCGGCGATCTGCTGCTGCTCTGTGGCGATGTGCCGCTGATTCGCCGGGAAACCCTGGAGCGGCTGCTCGCCTATCACGCCGCCGAGCAGGCGGCGGTCACGGTGCTTACCGCCGAGCTCGCCGATCCGCGCGGTTACGGGCGCATCGTGCGCGACGGCGCCGAGGTGCTGCGCATCGTCGAGGAAAAGGACGCCTCGCAGAAGGAAAAACTCATCCGCGAGATCAACACCGGCCTCTACGTGTTCGCCGCGCCCTTTGTCTTCGAGGCTCTGCGGGGCGTGGGCCGCGACAACGCGCAGAACGAATACTACCTCACCGACGTGGTGGCCGCCGCGCGCGCCGCCGGCAAGAAAGTGCGCGCCCTGAGCGTCGCCGATCCGGCCGAGGCCATGGGTATCAACGATCGCGCGCAACTGGCCGAGGCGGGGCGCATCCTGCGCGAGCGCATCAATTTGGCGCACATGCTCGCCGGGGTGAGCCTGATCGATCCGCGACACACCTATATTGATGCCGAAGTGGAGATCGGCGCCGACAGCCTCATCCACCCCAACGTGCATCTGCGCGGCGCCACGCGCATCGGACCCGGCTGCGAGATCGAGCCGGGCGCCCTCATCACCGATTGCGTGCTGGGCGCGGGCGTGCACGTCAGGGCCGGCACGGTGATGAGCGAGGCGCGCATCGGCGATGCCTGCGCCCTGGGGCCCATGGCGCATCTGCGTCCCGGCACGGTGCTCAAGGGACGCAACAAGCTGGGCAACTTCGTCGAAACCAAGAAGGCGGTGCTCGACGAGAAAGCCCAGGCCAGTCATCTCACCTACATCGGTGATGCCGAGGTGGGCAAGAACGTCAACATCGGCTGCGGCACCATCACCTGCAACTACGACGGCGTCAACAAGTATCAGACGATCATCGAGGACGACGTCTTCGTCGGCTCCGACACCCAGTTCGTCGCCCCGGTGCGCATCGGCCGCGGCAGCCTCATCGGCGCCGGCTCCACCATCACCAAGGACGTGCCGCCCGGCGCCCTGGCCCTGTCGCGCGCCGAACAGAAGACCATCGAGGGCTGGGCGGATCGCAAGCGGGCGAAGAGAGAAAAGAAGTAA
- a CDS encoding 4Fe-4S ferredoxin — MTPPPEQKLAWVQGILREFWQDSPANSLHLPQEEKAWDWPRLAVAAGNDPWFARLKAMIGPFYWTPEEAFALAFPEAPAAPAELSVISYVLPQTAATRRDQAREQDLPAERWARSRFFGEQFNCALRLHLAETLTAEGHPAVAPERLPGFDYRQSERFGLASNWSERHTAFVAGLGTFGLSDGLITPWGKAVRFGSVVTKMALPASPRPYGDDHQAWCLWYARGTCGACARRCPADAITTAQGHDKPRCHAYIREVTTPYTTATFGTGATPCGLCQVKIPCEARVPL; from the coding sequence ATGACTCCTCCCCCCGAGCAAAAGCTTGCCTGGGTGCAAGGCATCCTGCGCGAGTTCTGGCAAGATTCCCCCGCCAACAGCCTGCATCTGCCGCAAGAGGAAAAGGCCTGGGACTGGCCGCGACTGGCCGTGGCGGCGGGGAACGACCCCTGGTTCGCGCGCCTCAAGGCGATGATCGGGCCCTTTTACTGGACGCCCGAGGAAGCCTTCGCCCTGGCCTTTCCCGAGGCGCCGGCCGCTCCAGCGGAACTCAGCGTCATCAGCTACGTGCTGCCGCAGACCGCCGCCACGCGCCGCGACCAGGCCCGGGAACAGGATCTGCCCGCCGAGCGCTGGGCGCGCTCGCGCTTCTTCGGCGAGCAGTTCAACTGCGCCCTGCGCCTGCACCTGGCGGAGACCCTGACGGCCGAAGGCCATCCCGCCGTCGCCCCGGAGCGTCTGCCGGGCTTTGATTACCGCCAGTCCGAGCGCTTCGGCCTGGCCTCCAACTGGTCGGAGCGCCATACGGCCTTTGTCGCCGGGCTGGGCACCTTCGGCCTGTCCGACGGCCTCATCACCCCCTGGGGCAAGGCGGTGCGCTTCGGCTCGGTGGTGACGAAAATGGCGCTGCCGGCCAGCCCGCGCCCCTACGGCGACGATCATCAGGCCTGGTGCCTCTGGTATGCGCGCGGTACCTGCGGCGCCTGCGCGCGGCGCTGCCCGGCGGATGCCATCACCACCGCCCAGGGTCACGATAAGCCAAGGTGCCACGCCTATATCCGCGAAGTCACCACCCCCTACACCACGGCCACCTTCGGCACCGGCGCCACGCCCTGCGGCCTGTGTCAGGTGAAAATCCCCTGCGAGGCGCGCGTGCCCCTGTGA